A DNA window from Pseudomonas wuhanensis contains the following coding sequences:
- a CDS encoding sigma-54 interaction domain-containing protein: MFTQVQQPLVYAEALLAQFASLSRAADGAALLGDFVRGLAELSGCELTQLYLLDATHTCLGMNAECLNGILQPREGASLPADYNGEQLLQFALCQNRVVCLSELSGSLHETSFLPLQATPWQSLLCVPLVNQQKAVEGLLLCASRRQIDLQGFADSLGQLGSFVLGQLHLLQRLRQPSGDTRPAPVNVPSASGYGLIGKSAAMRQTYSLISKVLHSPYTVLLRGETGTGKEVVARAIHDCGPRRSKAFIVQNCAAFPENLLESELFGYRKGAFTGADRDRAGLFDAANGGTLLLDEIGDMPLSLQAKLLRVLQEGEIRPLGSNDTHKIDVRIIAATHRDLSVLVSEGKFREDLYYRLAQFPIELPALRQREGDILDLARHFADKACSFLQRDAVRWSDAALDHLSGYAFPGNVRELKGLVERAVLLCEGGELLAEHFSLRMEAIPEDSSLNLRERLEQVERSLLLDCLRKNDGNQTLAARELGLPRRTLLYRLGRLNINLGDFDG, encoded by the coding sequence ATGTTCACTCAAGTGCAGCAACCGCTGGTCTATGCCGAAGCCTTGCTGGCGCAATTCGCCAGCCTGTCGCGCGCGGCGGACGGTGCTGCGCTGCTGGGTGACTTCGTGCGTGGGTTGGCCGAGCTCAGCGGTTGTGAGTTGACGCAGTTGTACCTGCTGGACGCGACTCACACTTGCCTGGGGATGAACGCCGAGTGCCTGAACGGCATTCTGCAACCCCGGGAAGGGGCGAGCCTGCCGGCGGATTACAACGGTGAACAACTGCTGCAATTCGCCCTGTGTCAAAACCGCGTGGTGTGCCTCAGCGAGCTGAGCGGCAGCCTGCACGAAACCAGTTTTCTGCCGCTCCAGGCCACGCCCTGGCAGTCGCTGTTGTGCGTGCCGCTGGTCAATCAGCAAAAGGCTGTCGAAGGTTTGCTGCTGTGTGCCAGTCGCCGGCAGATCGACCTGCAAGGCTTTGCCGATTCCCTCGGTCAACTGGGCTCGTTCGTGCTCGGCCAACTGCACTTGCTGCAGCGCTTGCGTCAACCGAGCGGCGATACACGGCCGGCGCCGGTCAACGTTCCGAGCGCCAGCGGTTATGGCTTGATCGGTAAAAGCGCGGCCATGCGCCAGACCTATTCGCTGATCAGCAAAGTCCTGCACAGCCCGTACACCGTGCTGCTGCGCGGCGAAACCGGCACTGGCAAGGAAGTGGTTGCGCGGGCGATCCACGATTGCGGCCCGCGGCGGTCCAAGGCGTTCATCGTGCAGAACTGCGCGGCGTTCCCCGAGAACCTGCTGGAAAGTGAACTGTTCGGCTACCGCAAAGGCGCCTTCACCGGCGCCGACCGCGACCGTGCCGGGCTGTTCGACGCGGCCAACGGCGGCACCTTGTTGCTCGACGAAATCGGCGATATGCCGTTGTCCCTGCAAGCCAAGTTGCTGCGGGTGTTGCAGGAAGGCGAGATCCGCCCGCTGGGTTCCAACGACACCCACAAGATCGACGTGCGCATCATCGCTGCGACGCACCGGGATTTGTCGGTGCTGGTCAGCGAAGGCAAATTCCGTGAGGACTTGTACTACCGCCTGGCGCAATTCCCGATCGAACTGCCGGCGTTGCGTCAGCGCGAAGGTGACATCCTCGATCTGGCACGGCACTTCGCTGACAAGGCCTGCTCGTTCTTGCAGCGCGATGCGGTGCGCTGGTCCGACGCGGCGCTGGATCACCTGTCCGGTTATGCCTTCCCCGGCAACGTTCGCGAACTCAAAGGTTTGGTCGAACGCGCGGTGCTGTTGTGCGAAGGCGGCGAGTTGCTGGCCGAGCATTTCTCCCTGCGCATGGAAGCCATACCGGAAGACAGCAGCCTGAACCTGCGCGAACGCCTGGAGCAGGTCGAGCGCAGTTTGCTGCTCGATTGCCTGCGTAAAAACGACGGCAACCAGACCCTCGCGGCCCGCGAACTGGGGCTGCCACGCCGCACGCTGCTGTACCGCCTCGGACGCCTGAATATCAATTTGGGTGACTTCGATGGTTAG
- the tssJ gene encoding type VI secretion system lipoprotein TssJ — protein MSRCSTAFFKTLTALIALVLLAGCSSLSPYSKVTKVNLKLTGSDQLNPDLNGRPSPIVVRLFELKHPVTFENADFFSLYERAKESLVPDLVASEELELRPGETVELKLSVEEGSRYVGVLAAYRDLPETKWRYTVQITPLEVTVADLTLDQAGIRNTHETLAKADD, from the coding sequence ATGTCTCGCTGCTCCACCGCTTTTTTCAAGACGCTGACGGCGCTCATTGCCCTGGTGCTGTTGGCCGGATGCTCGTCGTTGTCGCCTTATTCCAAAGTGACCAAAGTTAACCTGAAGCTCACCGGTAGCGATCAACTGAACCCGGACCTCAACGGGCGTCCGTCGCCAATTGTCGTGCGTCTGTTCGAGCTCAAGCATCCGGTGACGTTCGAGAACGCCGACTTCTTCAGCCTGTACGAACGCGCCAAAGAATCCCTGGTCCCGGACCTGGTGGCCAGCGAAGAACTCGAGCTGCGTCCGGGTGAAACCGTCGAACTCAAGCTCAGCGTGGAAGAGGGCAGCCGTTACGTAGGCGTGCTCGCGGCCTACCGTGACCTGCCGGAAACCAAATGGCGCTACACGGTGCAAATCACTCCGCTGGAAGTCACCGTGGCTGACCTGACCCTCGATCAGGCCGGCATCCGCAATACCCATGAAACGCTCGCCAAGGCGGATGACTGA
- the tagH gene encoding type VI secretion system-associated FHA domain protein TagH, with protein sequence MELVFEMLNTKQFVPTDLCQKTFKQAGGVIGRGEDCDWIIPDRKRHLSNHHAVISYREGTFFLTDTSSNGIQDSESGARLRKGEPMRIEHGSVYVLGDFEIRARLVRDPATFDVEVGRPQAAGSIIPDDAFLDLDPLNALDQQERVYSEIDELISPSTVIEDTRQRADYARIDMESLMVPELIDAPAEPAPAPPPKAVERQSEGFWEHFGAALGVDLKDLDHDAREALALNAARLLKQSVGGLQQSLRTRSELKNELRLAQTTVQGTHKNPLKFAVDAGEALGILLQGNKPGQLPAEQAISRAFRDLQAHQVALLTASRAAVRGTLEHFSPQQLTLRFERDSKPLLATSGSRWRAYGRYHQALRLDDDWSERLLARDFAQAYEEQIRLISTLHTDHQG encoded by the coding sequence ATGGAACTGGTTTTCGAAATGCTGAACACCAAGCAGTTCGTGCCCACGGATTTGTGCCAGAAGACCTTCAAGCAGGCCGGTGGCGTAATCGGCCGGGGCGAGGATTGCGACTGGATCATCCCCGACCGCAAGCGTCACCTGTCCAACCACCACGCGGTGATCAGCTACCGCGAAGGCACGTTTTTCCTGACTGATACCAGCAGCAACGGTATCCAGGACAGCGAAAGCGGCGCGCGCCTGCGCAAGGGCGAGCCGATGCGCATCGAGCACGGCAGCGTGTACGTGCTGGGTGACTTTGAGATCCGTGCGCGGCTGGTGCGCGACCCGGCGACCTTCGATGTTGAAGTTGGCCGTCCGCAGGCTGCGGGCAGCATCATTCCGGACGATGCCTTCCTCGACCTCGACCCGCTCAATGCCCTCGACCAGCAAGAGCGCGTGTACTCGGAAATCGACGAGCTGATTTCCCCGAGCACGGTGATTGAGGACACCCGTCAGCGTGCCGACTACGCGCGCATCGACATGGAAAGCCTGATGGTCCCGGAGCTGATCGATGCCCCGGCAGAGCCAGCACCGGCGCCACCACCAAAAGCGGTCGAACGTCAGAGCGAAGGTTTCTGGGAGCACTTCGGTGCGGCGTTGGGCGTGGACCTCAAAGACCTCGACCACGACGCCCGCGAAGCCCTGGCGCTGAACGCCGCGCGCCTGCTCAAGCAAAGCGTCGGCGGTTTGCAGCAGAGCCTGCGCACCCGCAGCGAGCTGAAAAACGAACTGCGCCTGGCCCAGACCACCGTGCAAGGCACCCACAAGAATCCACTGAAATTTGCCGTCGATGCCGGTGAAGCGCTGGGCATTTTGTTGCAGGGCAACAAGCCGGGCCAATTGCCGGCGGAGCAAGCGATCTCCCGCGCGTTCCGCGATTTGCAGGCGCATCAAGTTGCCTTGCTGACCGCCAGCCGCGCCGCCGTTCGCGGCACCCTGGAACATTTCTCGCCTCAACAGCTGACTCTGCGTTTCGAACGCGACAGCAAGCCGTTGCTCGCCACCTCCGGCAGTCGCTGGAGAGCCTACGGGCGTTACCACCAGGCTCTGCGTCTGGACGATGACTGGAGCGAACGCCTGCTGGCCCGCGACTTTGCCCAGGCCTACGAAGAACAGATCCGCCTGATTTCCACCCTTCACACCGACCACCAAGGATGA